Proteins co-encoded in one Podarcis muralis chromosome 12, rPodMur119.hap1.1, whole genome shotgun sequence genomic window:
- the SLC39A12 gene encoding LOW QUALITY PROTEIN: zinc transporter ZIP12 (The sequence of the model RefSeq protein was modified relative to this genomic sequence to represent the inferred CDS: inserted 3 bases in 2 codons; substituted 2 bases at 2 genomic stop codons): MCFLTTCLILWIASLTFIFGPNTAGMQSDKEVKEDGSIASHHRYLKVDLGIMSVNNYSEHHQNQRGEIIKXILERTLCPQRIGGMQEACNLCLEPDTLILVAGGDLEVYFSEEVFQKIXLLYYITHQRDICPSMFSQRNQDYKFYLTSMVNXRSNRDXFSWNETEDVVESIRKHLKISEYQVKVN; encoded by the exons ATGTGTTTCCTGACTACCTGTCTCATTCTTTGGATAGCATCTTTGACTTTTATATTTGGACCAAATACTGCAGGAATGCAGTCTGATAAAGAAGTGAAGGAAGATGGCAGCATTGCCTCTCACCACAGGTATCTGAAAGTTGATTTAGGTATCATGTCAGTTAACAACTATAGTGAACACCACCAGAACCAAAGAGGAGAAATTATCAAGTAAATACTGGAGAGAACTTTATGTCCACAAAGGATTGGGGGGATGCAAGAGGCCTGTAATCTG TGCCTTGAACCAGACACTTTGATATTAGTTGCAGGAGGAGATTTAGAAGTCTATTTTAGTGAAGAAGTCTTCCAGAAAAT TCTTCTTTATTACATTACTCATCAAAGAGATATCTGTCCATCAATGTTTAGTCAGAGGAACCAGGATTATAAATTTTACCTAACTAGTATGGTTAATTGAAGAAGCAATAGAG TTTTCTCTTGGAATGAAACTGAAGATGTAGTGGAATCAATaaggaaacatttaaaaatatctgAATACCAGGTAAAAGTAAATTGA